One Nitrosopumilus sp. genomic region harbors:
- a CDS encoding cysteine desulfurase family protein has translation MIYLDNAASTQIHEDVLTSMLPYLKEQYGNPSSIHRYGRLAHKAIEKARKQIALLINADPSEILLTSGGTESNNTALNGIALKKPLSRIITSSIEHDAVLEPCKKLSKNGFEVIYLPVDHFGLVDIKELKNSISEKTSLVSIMFGNNEIGTIQPISEISKICQEYKIPFHTDAVQAVGKIPIDVKELGIDLLSISSHKLYGPKGVGALYIKNGLDIPPFILGGGQENGLRSGTENVANIVGFGMACEIAMKNIHENFSYVKNLQELLIQKISDEIPQVTLNGHPQLRLPHNVHFTFLGVNGEDLIIKLDEHGIAASTGSACSVNTQKASHVLQAMGFSHEQITGSLRLTIGIYNNQKEIDQTVDVLKKIIVELRAVSPFKEKYSFV, from the coding sequence TTGATATATTTGGATAATGCTGCATCCACTCAAATTCATGAGGATGTTTTGACTTCTATGTTGCCCTATCTTAAAGAACAATATGGAAATCCATCATCAATTCATAGATATGGCAGACTAGCTCATAAAGCAATTGAGAAAGCAAGAAAACAAATTGCTTTGTTGATTAATGCTGATCCTTCTGAAATTCTTCTAACTTCTGGTGGAACTGAATCAAATAACACTGCATTAAATGGAATTGCCTTAAAAAAACCATTATCTCGAATTATTACTTCTTCTATAGAACATGATGCTGTTTTAGAACCATGTAAAAAATTATCTAAAAATGGATTTGAAGTGATTTATCTTCCAGTAGATCATTTTGGGCTTGTCGATATTAAAGAATTGAAAAATTCAATTTCTGAAAAAACATCTCTTGTATCAATTATGTTTGGCAATAATGAAATCGGCACAATACAACCAATTTCTGAAATTTCAAAAATATGCCAAGAATATAAAATTCCTTTTCATACTGATGCCGTTCAAGCTGTAGGTAAAATTCCAATTGATGTTAAAGAATTAGGCATAGATTTACTCTCGATCTCATCTCACAAACTCTATGGTCCTAAAGGAGTTGGTGCTTTGTATATCAAAAATGGACTTGATATACCTCCCTTCATTTTGGGAGGAGGTCAGGAAAATGGATTGCGTTCAGGAACTGAAAATGTTGCAAATATTGTTGGATTTGGGATGGCATGTGAAATTGCAATGAAAAATATACATGAGAATTTTTCATACGTAAAAAATCTTCAGGAATTATTAATTCAAAAGATATCTGATGAAATTCCTCAAGTTACATTAAATGGACATCCTCAATTAAGATTGCCTCACAATGTTCATTTTACTTTTCTTGGTGTTAATGGAGAAGATCTTATTATAAAACTTGATGAGCATGGAATTGCAGCATCTACAGGATCTGCGTGTTCTGTAAATACACAAAAAGCATCTCATGTTTTACAGGCAATGGGATTTTCACACGAACAAATAACAGGCTCTTTAAGATTGACTATTGGAATTTATAATAATCAAAAGGAAATTGATCAAACAGTTGATGTTCTCAAAAAAATCATTGTTGAATTACGTGCAGTTTCCCCATTTAAAGAGAAATACTCTTTTGTTTAA
- a CDS encoding PEFG-CTERM sorting domain-containing protein, translating into MNFKRSTTSMAIALLALSLISMTSIQQDASAAAVQGMAVTVTADRNSDTITLTGTTISKMNDVTFRVTSPSGNNVVAIGQVSPDDNGNFGTQFKIGPTWTENGFYTIKAMQQNSLYSLKVLVEVANGMAKKTSVTESNLETGIYKPYTPNVAKDAGLELYADAVLGSTTIEISGTTDRVSQDITLTVTAPNGNKVSVGQVSPMLNGEFTTTITTGGPLWKQDGIYTVTGKQFDDPKYTASAEVDIREGVVVPEFGTIAAMILAVAIISIIAISAKSRLSIIPRY; encoded by the coding sequence ATGAATTTTAAACGTTCAACAACATCAATGGCAATAGCCCTTTTGGCACTGTCATTAATTTCAATGACCTCAATTCAACAAGATGCTTCTGCTGCCGCTGTTCAAGGAATGGCTGTTACAGTAACAGCTGATAGAAATTCAGATACAATCACCTTAACAGGAACAACAATTTCAAAAATGAATGATGTTACATTTAGAGTGACATCTCCAAGTGGAAACAATGTAGTTGCCATCGGTCAAGTATCACCGGATGATAATGGTAATTTTGGAACCCAATTCAAAATTGGTCCAACATGGACTGAGAATGGATTCTATACAATCAAAGCAATGCAACAAAATTCATTGTATTCATTAAAAGTACTTGTTGAAGTAGCAAATGGAATGGCAAAAAAGACATCTGTAACTGAGTCTAACTTAGAAACAGGAATCTATAAGCCATATACTCCAAATGTTGCAAAAGATGCAGGACTTGAACTTTATGCAGATGCAGTATTGGGATCTACAACTATTGAGATTTCAGGAACAACTGATAGAGTTAGTCAAGACATCACTTTGACAGTAACAGCACCAAATGGAAATAAAGTATCAGTAGGTCAAGTATCACCAATGCTTAATGGAGAATTTACTACTACAATCACTACAGGCGGACCTCTTTGGAAACAAGATGGAATTTACACTGTAACTGGAAAGCAATTTGATGATCCAAAATATACTGCTTCAGCTGAAGTAGATATTAGAGAAGGAGTCGTAGTGCCAGAATTTGGTACAATTGCAGCCATGATTCTAGCAGTAGCAATTATCTCAATAATTGCAATCTCTGCAAAGTCAAGACTTAGCATTATTCCAAGATACTAA
- a CDS encoding PEFG-CTERM sorting domain-containing protein: protein MSSAYAADSNNLPPACVQCEPENAKTSAKEALMRSIPISVWTDKAEYGHNDMIMVMGQVANVASGFSVTVTVVSPLNSIVTIDQVKVAEDGSFETKINTAGALWKYDGTYTIKVNYGNTEKSNKVQVELTGGEAMVKPTTPSATCGTNEITASGKCIPYSITGGTVTSAKINTDDKSIVININAKDDGTLTVTPAKSIQDGIFMVLVDGEEWNDVQIDKITNKVTIMFLAGAEKIEIIGTYVVPEFGTIAAMILAVAIISIIAISAKSRLSIIPRY from the coding sequence ATGTCATCAGCATATGCTGCTGATAGCAATAATTTGCCACCAGCATGTGTACAGTGTGAGCCAGAAAATGCAAAAACATCAGCTAAAGAAGCTCTGATGAGATCTATTCCAATATCAGTTTGGACAGATAAAGCAGAATATGGTCATAATGACATGATTATGGTAATGGGTCAAGTAGCAAATGTAGCTTCGGGATTTTCAGTTACAGTGACTGTTGTAAGTCCATTAAACTCCATTGTTACAATTGATCAAGTCAAGGTAGCAGAAGATGGTAGTTTTGAGACTAAAATAAATACAGCAGGTGCTTTATGGAAATACGATGGTACCTACACCATTAAAGTAAACTATGGAAATACTGAAAAAAGTAACAAAGTCCAAGTTGAATTAACTGGTGGAGAAGCAATGGTAAAACCAACAACACCAAGTGCAACATGCGGTACAAATGAAATTACTGCAAGTGGTAAATGTATACCATACAGCATTACAGGTGGAACAGTAACCAGTGCAAAAATCAATACTGATGACAAATCAATAGTCATTAACATCAACGCTAAAGATGATGGAACCTTAACAGTAACTCCAGCAAAATCAATCCAAGACGGTATCTTCATGGTACTTGTTGATGGAGAAGAATGGAATGATGTTCAAATTGATAAGATTACAAACAAAGTAACAATCATGTTCCTAGCAGGCGCTGAGAAAATTGAAATCATTGGTACCTATGTAGTCCCAGAGTTTGGTACAATTGCAGCCATGATTCTAGCAGTAGCAATTATCTCAATAATTGCAATCTCTGCAAAGTCAAGACTTAGCATTATACCAAGATACTAA
- a CDS encoding DNA-directed RNA polymerase subunit B codes for MADPSTKRWPVIQDILKREGIARQHLNSFDEFLEKGLQSIINEVGQIDIENAEYPYKIQLGKVKLQQPRMMELDGSITHITPAEARLRNVSYSAPVMMEASVVEDGKILESRFVHIGDVPVMAKSNACILHNFSTQKLVEHGEDPNDPGGYFIINGSERVIVGLEDLSYNKIIVDRETVGGNIVFKAKVYSSIVGYRAKLELVMKNDGLIVARIPGSPVDIPVVTLMRALGLESDREIAAAVSLVDDLQNELEGSFEKAGDVPTSKDAIVYISKRIAPGMLEEFQIKRAETLLDWGLLPHLGKHPENRKEKAQFLGEAACKLLELKLGWIRPDDKDHYGNKVIKFAGQMLADLFRTAFRNLVRDMKYQLERSGQKRGINAVAAAIRPGIITDKLNNAIATGNWGRGRVGVTQLLDRTNYLSTISHLRRIQSPLSRTQPNFEARDLHATHFGRICPSETPEGSNCGLVKNLALSGIISVNVPSEEIVEKLYDLGTVHFFDAKEELKKDGTRIFVDGRLIGYFKDGEQLAESLRELRRNSKIHPHVGVSFHKSEIEGSTRRLYVNCNAGRVLRPLIIIKDNKALLTTELLDKISKKLLSWTDLLRMGVLELIDANEEENCYVTLDEKDTKKHTHLEVFPPAILGAGASIIPYPEHNQSPRNTYESAMAKQSLGFSTPMMNTSTYVRQHFMLYPQVPIVNTKAMKLLGLEDRPAGQNCIVAVLPFDGYNIEDAIVLSKSSVDRGLGRTFFYRIYDAEAKQYPGGMRDNFEIPNAEDNIRGYKGERAYRLLEEDGVVASEAPVKGGDILIGKTSPPRFMEEYREFESTGPYRRDTSIGVRPSETGVVDTVVMTQSNEGGKMYKIRARDMRIPEIGDKFASRHGQKGVLGILAKAEDLPYTANGMSPDVLINPHAFPSRMTVGMMMESICGKAAALRGKRFDGSAFVGEKMDEVKEVMDAHGFEYSGKEIMYDGRTGKSFPVHVFIGVVYYQKLHHMVADKIHARARGQVQMLTKQPTEGRARGGGLRFGEMERDCLIAYGASMILKDRLLDESDKSDIFVCERCGLVAYHDVKQRRYVCRVCGDKAKVSSVSVAYAFKLLLQEMQSLNVAPRLLIKEKI; via the coding sequence ATGGCAGATCCCTCAACAAAACGTTGGCCAGTAATACAAGATATCTTAAAACGAGAAGGTATTGCAAGACAACATCTTAACTCTTTTGACGAATTTTTAGAAAAAGGTCTTCAAAGTATTATCAATGAAGTAGGGCAAATTGATATTGAAAACGCAGAATACCCATACAAAATTCAACTAGGAAAAGTAAAACTACAACAACCAAGAATGATGGAACTTGATGGTTCAATCACTCATATCACTCCTGCTGAAGCTAGATTGAGAAATGTTTCTTATTCCGCACCTGTAATGATGGAGGCAAGTGTTGTTGAAGATGGAAAAATTTTGGAATCCAGATTTGTCCATATTGGTGATGTACCTGTAATGGCAAAGTCCAATGCATGTATCTTGCATAATTTTTCTACTCAAAAATTAGTTGAGCATGGGGAAGATCCAAATGATCCTGGTGGTTACTTTATCATTAATGGATCTGAGAGAGTCATTGTAGGATTGGAAGATTTATCCTATAACAAAATTATTGTTGATAGAGAAACGGTTGGTGGAAATATTGTTTTCAAAGCTAAAGTATATTCCTCTATTGTTGGTTATCGTGCAAAACTAGAACTTGTAATGAAAAATGATGGATTAATTGTTGCAAGAATTCCTGGTTCTCCTGTTGATATCCCAGTTGTCACACTAATGAGGGCACTTGGATTAGAATCTGATAGGGAAATTGCAGCTGCAGTTTCACTTGTTGATGATCTTCAAAATGAATTAGAAGGATCATTTGAGAAAGCAGGTGATGTTCCAACCTCAAAAGATGCGATTGTTTACATTAGTAAAAGAATTGCACCTGGAATGCTTGAAGAATTCCAAATCAAAAGAGCTGAAACATTACTTGATTGGGGATTATTGCCTCACCTAGGTAAGCATCCTGAAAATAGAAAAGAAAAAGCACAATTCCTAGGTGAAGCAGCATGTAAGTTATTAGAATTAAAACTTGGTTGGATAAGACCTGATGACAAAGACCATTATGGAAATAAAGTCATCAAATTTGCAGGACAAATGTTAGCAGATCTGTTTAGAACTGCATTTAGAAATCTTGTAAGGGATATGAAATACCAATTAGAAAGATCTGGACAAAAACGTGGAATTAATGCTGTGGCTGCTGCAATTAGACCTGGAATTATTACTGATAAGCTCAACAATGCTATTGCAACTGGAAACTGGGGACGAGGTAGAGTAGGTGTGACTCAACTACTTGATAGAACAAACTATCTCTCAACTATTAGTCATCTTAGAAGAATTCAATCCCCACTTAGCAGAACTCAGCCAAACTTTGAAGCAAGAGATTTACATGCAACTCACTTTGGAAGAATTTGTCCAAGTGAAACTCCTGAAGGCTCAAATTGTGGTTTGGTAAAAAATCTTGCACTATCTGGAATTATCTCAGTTAATGTACCTTCTGAAGAAATTGTAGAAAAACTATACGATCTTGGAACCGTTCACTTTTTTGATGCTAAAGAAGAATTGAAAAAAGATGGAACAAGAATTTTTGTTGATGGTAGACTAATTGGATATTTTAAAGATGGCGAACAACTTGCAGAATCTTTAAGAGAACTTAGAAGAAACTCAAAAATTCATCCTCATGTTGGAGTCTCTTTCCATAAATCTGAAATTGAAGGCTCAACTAGACGACTCTATGTTAATTGTAATGCTGGTCGTGTTTTACGACCATTGATAATTATCAAAGACAACAAAGCTTTGCTAACTACCGAATTATTAGATAAGATTTCTAAAAAATTACTTTCATGGACTGATCTTTTGAGAATGGGAGTTTTAGAATTAATCGATGCAAATGAAGAAGAAAATTGTTATGTTACACTAGATGAAAAAGATACAAAGAAACATACTCATCTTGAAGTTTTCCCACCAGCAATTCTAGGTGCAGGAGCTTCAATCATTCCATATCCTGAACATAACCAATCTCCAAGAAATACATACGAGTCTGCTATGGCAAAACAAAGTCTTGGATTCTCTACTCCTATGATGAATACAAGTACCTATGTTAGACAGCACTTTATGCTGTATCCTCAAGTTCCAATCGTTAATACTAAAGCAATGAAATTGTTGGGACTAGAAGATAGACCTGCTGGTCAGAATTGTATTGTAGCTGTATTGCCATTTGATGGTTACAACATTGAAGATGCAATTGTTCTTAGCAAGTCTTCAGTTGATAGAGGATTAGGTAGAACATTTTTCTATAGAATCTATGATGCAGAAGCTAAACAATATCCCGGCGGAATGCGTGATAATTTTGAAATCCCAAATGCTGAAGATAATATTAGAGGCTACAAAGGAGAACGTGCATACCGATTACTTGAAGAAGATGGAGTAGTTGCATCAGAGGCTCCAGTTAAAGGTGGAGATATTTTGATTGGCAAAACTAGTCCTCCTCGATTTATGGAAGAATATAGAGAGTTTGAATCAACTGGTCCTTACAGAAGAGATACATCAATTGGTGTAAGGCCTTCAGAAACTGGAGTTGTAGATACTGTTGTAATGACTCAATCAAACGAAGGAGGAAAAATGTACAAGATTAGAGCCAGAGATATGAGAATTCCTGAAATTGGTGACAAATTTGCATCAAGACACGGACAGAAAGGAGTTCTTGGAATTTTAGCTAAAGCAGAAGATTTACCATATACTGCAAATGGAATGTCTCCTGATGTCTTAATTAATCCACATGCTTTCCCTTCAAGAATGACTGTTGGAATGATGATGGAATCAATTTGTGGAAAGGCAGCAGCACTACGTGGTAAAAGATTTGATGGTTCTGCATTTGTTGGAGAGAAAATGGATGAAGTTAAAGAAGTAATGGATGCACATGGTTTTGAATATTCTGGTAAAGAAATAATGTATGATGGAAGAACTGGTAAATCTTTTCCAGTCCATGTCTTCATTGGAGTTGTATATTACCAAAAACTACACCATATGGTTGCAGATAAAATACATGCAAGAGCACGTGGACAAGTTCAAATGTTAACAAAACAACCCACAGAAGGAAGAGCAAGAGGTGGTGGTCTTAGATTTGGTGAAATGGAAAGAGATTGCTTAATTGCATATGGTGCTTCAATGATACTCAAAGATAGATTACTTGACGAATCTGATAAATCAGATATTTTTGTATGTGAAAGATGTGGTCTAGTTGCATATCATGATGTTAAACAAAGACGCTATGTATGCAGAGTTTGTGGTGATAAAGCCAAAGTTTCATCCGTGTCAGTTGCATATGCATTCAAACTACTATTACAAGAGATGCAAAGTCTTAACGTAGCCCCACGATTGTTAATCAAGGAGAAAATCTGA
- a CDS encoding PEFG-CTERM sorting domain-containing protein, with amino-acid sequence MDSRIVYGIISLLIFSTGTAFAQESLISVQTDDNLYDEGDTIVISGIVLTKVGDTPVTLQLFSQGNLVDIAQISVAKDGSYSHTVIAEGPLWKNAGVYTVRVSYGEGNIAEAEFDYSPKSKSFTTTEIFEVDAGNQGTFDVEYSIKGGSVIDMIVDSDIFALIVQVDATDKGTITLDLPREFIGAEKQDGKDDAFIILIDGIEAPYQESVVHADSRIITINFEQDDSDIEVIGTYVVPEFGTIVLIILTIGILSTILVSRNKLQINY; translated from the coding sequence GTGGATTCTAGAATAGTTTATGGAATAATTTCTTTGTTAATATTTTCAACTGGAACAGCATTTGCACAAGAATCTTTAATTTCTGTTCAAACAGATGATAATCTTTATGATGAAGGTGATACGATTGTTATTTCTGGAATTGTTTTAACTAAAGTGGGTGATACGCCAGTTACATTACAATTGTTTTCTCAAGGAAATTTAGTAGATATTGCACAGATTAGCGTAGCAAAAGATGGAAGTTATTCACACACAGTTATTGCAGAAGGTCCTCTTTGGAAAAATGCTGGAGTATACACAGTTAGAGTCTCATATGGAGAAGGAAATATAGCTGAAGCTGAATTTGACTATAGTCCAAAATCAAAATCATTTACAACAACAGAAATTTTTGAAGTAGATGCTGGAAATCAAGGTACATTTGATGTAGAATACAGCATCAAAGGAGGATCAGTAATTGATATGATAGTAGATTCGGATATTTTTGCATTAATAGTCCAGGTAGATGCCACAGATAAAGGAACTATAACATTAGATTTACCTAGAGAATTCATAGGCGCTGAAAAACAAGATGGTAAAGATGATGCATTTATCATACTAATTGATGGAATAGAGGCCCCATATCAGGAATCAGTTGTACATGCAGATTCTAGAATAATTACCATAAACTTCGAACAGGATGATTCAGATATTGAAGTAATTGGAACTTATGTTGTTCCAGAATTTGGAACTATTGTTCTAATAATTCTAACCATAGGAATTTTATCAACAATTTTAGTTTCACGAAACAAATTACAAATTAATTACTAA
- a CDS encoding PEFG-CTERM sorting domain-containing protein: MKTHLSVFALSAILIVSIGMAPAFGQIQSSIVVTTDKTSYSQGEIIMVTGQVKELYSGTPVSVIVKAPNGNLVSIAQVTVGADKKFSTEITAGGSLMKAAGTYTVTVQYGTENRSATTEFEFGGSTTPPKGPITGNTIAVEGSSDLIRYTITGGKLLSVMPDVDANSLIISIDATSDGTLTLTIPRSVMDATINGEDDDFFVLIDGEEVDFSETTTSTDRTLTIAFPVGAEEIEIIGTFVVPEFGTIAAMILAVAIISIIAISAKSRLSIIPRY; this comes from the coding sequence ATGAAAACTCATCTATCGGTGTTTGCCTTATCTGCAATCTTAATTGTAAGTATTGGCATGGCACCAGCATTTGGACAAATACAAAGTTCGATTGTTGTTACTACAGATAAAACATCCTATTCACAGGGTGAAATAATCATGGTAACAGGTCAAGTCAAAGAACTGTATTCTGGAACCCCAGTTAGTGTAATAGTCAAGGCTCCTAATGGAAACTTGGTATCAATTGCACAAGTAACAGTTGGTGCTGATAAAAAATTCAGTACTGAAATTACTGCAGGAGGCTCTTTGATGAAAGCAGCTGGAACATACACAGTTACAGTTCAATACGGAACCGAAAATCGTTCAGCAACAACAGAATTTGAATTTGGGGGTTCTACAACACCACCAAAGGGTCCTATAACTGGCAATACAATTGCAGTTGAAGGTTCTAGTGATTTAATAAGATATACAATCACAGGCGGCAAATTACTTAGTGTAATGCCTGATGTGGATGCAAATTCACTGATCATATCTATTGATGCAACTAGCGATGGAACATTAACCCTAACAATTCCAAGATCTGTAATGGATGCAACAATCAATGGTGAAGATGACGACTTCTTTGTCTTAATTGATGGAGAAGAAGTAGACTTTAGTGAAACAACAACATCAACAGACAGAACACTCACCATAGCATTCCCAGTAGGGGCTGAAGAAATCGAAATAATCGGTACATTTGTAGTCCCAGAATTTGGTACAATTGCAGCCATGATTCTAGCAGTAGCAATTATCTCAATAATTGCAATCTCTGCAAAGTCAAGACTTAGCATTATTCCAAGATACTAA
- a CDS encoding DNA-directed RNA polymerase subunit H yields the protein MATKKNQVLVPDHIYVPKHEIITKQEAEEILKKYNCKPTELPLIFVNDPAILGLGVKPGDVIKITRKSPTAGESLYYRYVVEI from the coding sequence ATGGCAACTAAGAAAAATCAAGTTTTAGTACCTGATCATATCTATGTTCCAAAACATGAAATTATTACAAAACAAGAAGCAGAAGAAATTCTAAAAAAATACAATTGTAAACCTACTGAATTACCATTAATCTTTGTAAACGATCCTGCAATATTGGGACTAGGTGTTAAACCAGGTGATGTAATTAAAATCACTAGAAAAAGCCCAACTGCTGGTGAAAGTCTCTATTATCGATACGTGGTGGAAATTTAG